A window from Primulina huaijiensis isolate GDHJ02 chromosome 11, ASM1229523v2, whole genome shotgun sequence encodes these proteins:
- the LOC140987609 gene encoding auxin response factor 18-like, whose protein sequence is MAHADGLRGAGSHGTDIGRDDLNTELWKACAGPLVDVPCNGERVYYFPQGHMEQLEASTNQESNLQIPRFNLPPKILCRVLNIKLLAEAETDEVYAQITLCPELDQTEPTTLDPSLPDPPKQIVHSFSKILTASDTSTHGGFSVLRKHANECLPQLDMTQPTPNQDLVAKDLHGYEWKFKHIFRGQPRRHLLTTGWSTFVTSKRIIAGDSFVFLRSENGQLRVGVRRLARQVSSMPPSVISSQSMHLGVLATASHAITTQTIFVVYYKPRTCQFIIGLNKYLEAMHHKFSLGMRFKMRFEGEDSPERRFAGTIVGVGDLSSEWTGSNWRSLKIQWDEPAAILRPERVSPWEIEPFVPSASVNVSQSPMKIKRPRPLDLPFTAENMITPGASPLRHPKPTKSLESFSPLTSNDVQINKSQVFWPPKPNARVSWPLMSPSNVSINHFQESIENLSVQSVLPGYQTPISLRDSNCLSQVEDVKKSETASVCRLFGIDLRNDSNKMLPHGKEVSLTCTGIPNKRLEADGVDNAEKNLSKEKKHVEPEVSLSDSQAKQGYSSSSRTRIKVQMQGIPVGRGIDLSAFEGYDDLLTVLENMFEIKGELRHRSRWEVVYTDIEGDMMLVGDDPWLEFRKIAKKICIYSSEEVKKMSKNCKFPLLSRHGEGMLEA, encoded by the exons ATGGCGCATGCTGATGGGTTGAGAGGAGCAGGTTCTCATGGAACAG ATATTGGAAGAGATGATCTAAATACAGAGCTGTGGAAGGCATGTGCTGGACCTTTAGTGGATGTTCCTTGTAATGGAGAGAGAGTTTACTACTTTCCCCAGGGTCATATGGAACAA TTAGAAGCATCAACAAATCAGGAATCAAATCTGCAAATACCTAGGTTCAATCTTCCTCCAAAGATTCTCTGTCGGGTTTTGAACATTAAATTACTG GCGGAAGCGGAGACAGATGAAGTTTATGCCCAAATCACTTTATGCCCAGAACTGGAT CAAACTGAACCGACTACTCTGGATCCATCCTTGCCTGATCCACCAAAGCAGATTGTTCATTCTTTTTCTAAAATATTGACTGCATCTGATACGAGCACTCATGGAGGTTTTTCCGTCCTTCGAAAGCATGCCAATGAATGTCTGCCTCAGTTA GATATGACTCAACCAACCCCAAACCAGGATCTGGTTGCCAAAGACCTTCATGGATATGAGTGGAAATTCAAGCACATATTTAGAG GTCAACCTAGAAGACACCTACTTACAACTGGATGGAGTACATTTGTTACCTCTAAGCGAATAATTGCGGGTGATTCTTTTGTCTTTTTGAG GAGTGAAAATGGGCAACTGCGAGTCGGGGTTCGCCGTCTTGCTCGGCAAGTGAGTTCCATGCCACCTTCTGTCATCTCCAGCCAAAGCATGCATCTGGGAGTTCTTGCTACTGCATCACATGCCATCACAACACAGACTATATTTGTGGTGTACTACAAGCCAAG GACATGCCAATTCATTATTGGGTTGAACAAATACTTAGAGGCCATgcatcataaattttcattggGGATGCGTTTCAAGATGAGATTTGAAGGGGAAGATTCTCCTGAGAGAAG GTTTGCAGGCACCATTGTTGGTGTTGGAGACTTGTCTTCAGAATGGACAGGCTCTAATTGGCGGTCTCTAAAG ATTCAATGGGATGAACCGGCAGCCATACTGCGGCCAGAGAGAGTCTCACCATGGGAGATCGAGCCCTTTGTACCTTCTGCTTCGGTAAATGTATCACAATCACCTATGAAGATCAAAAGACCTCGACCCCTCGATCTTCCTTTTACTGCTG AAAATATGATCACCCCAGGTGCTTCTCCTCTTCGACATCCGAAACCAACAAAATCTCTCGAGTCATTTAGCCCCTTAACTTCTAATGATGTCCAAATCAACAAAAGCCAAGTTTTTTGGCCTCCAAAGCCGAATGCTAGAGTATCATGGCCATTAATGTCACCATCGAATGTTTCTATAAACCATTTTCAAGAATCTATCGAAAATCTATCTGTGCAATCTGTCCTTCCCGGTTATCAAACCCCTATCTCATTGAGGGACAGTAATTGCCTCAGCCAAGTTGAAGATGTAAAGAAGTCTGAAACTGCATCAGTTTGCAGATTATTTGGAATTGATTTAAGGAACGATTCAAACAAAATGCTCCCACATGGAAAGGAAGTCTCTTTAACTTGTACAGGCATTCCCAATAAAAGACTTGAAGCTGATGGGGTGGACAATGCTGAAAAGAAtttatcaaaagaaaaaaagcaTGTCGAGCCAGAGGTTTCTCTGAGTGATAGTCAGGCCAAGCAGGGTTATTCTTCATCTTCAAGAACCCGAATTAAG GTTCAAATGCAAGGGATTCCCGTTGGACGTGGCATTGATTTGAGTGCTTTTGAAGGCTATGATGACCTTCTCACTGTGCTTGAGAATATGTTTGAGATTAAGGGAGAACTTCGTCATAGAAGCAGGTGGGAAGTTGTGTACACCGACATTGAAGGGGACATGATGCTCGTGGGTGATGATCCATGGCT GGAATTTCGTAAAATTGCTAAAAAGATATGCATATACTCCAGTGAGGAAGTAAAGAAGATGAGCAAAAATTGCAAGTTTCCCTTGTTATCTCGACATGGCGAAGGCATGTTGGAAGCATAG